In Amycolatopsis endophytica, the following are encoded in one genomic region:
- a CDS encoding YifB family Mg chelatase-like AAA ATPase yields the protein MPIGRAWSVALVGLEGKLVEIEADLGGGLPGVKMVGLPDAGLREAKDRVRSAIRNSGQQWPEDKLTLGLFPANLPKLGSGYDLGIAVAILASAGKVPATRLLGTVLLGELALDGRVREIRGVLPGLLAARNAGVKRAVVPSHSLVEAALVDGLEVFGAARLRDVVAWLEGENALARPGPPVEGEPPESLDLADVVGQPEARWALEVAAAGGHHLLMSGPPGVGKTMLAKRLPGLLPLLGPEESLEVTAVHSVHGALSSTDPLIKVPPFVAPHHSVSEAALVGGGAGIAAPGLISQAHRGVLFLDEAAEFGAQRLDSLRTALEEGEVRIARARGSVNYPARFQLVMATNPCPCAPPRESDCSCSPTERRRYLSRLSGPLLDRVDLRVRLRPMTAMSAHEAGEPEPTEVVRKRVLAARDRAAARWSEQGWKTNAEVPGPTLRREFALPHATTALLDRSLERGALTARGADRCLRIAWTLADLAEADEPAPDHVAAALEFRDRRAA from the coding sequence ATGCCCATCGGACGTGCCTGGTCGGTCGCGCTCGTGGGCCTGGAGGGCAAACTGGTCGAGATCGAGGCCGATCTGGGCGGGGGCCTGCCGGGGGTCAAGATGGTCGGGCTGCCCGACGCGGGCCTGCGCGAGGCGAAGGACAGGGTCCGGTCGGCCATCCGCAACTCCGGTCAGCAGTGGCCCGAGGACAAGCTCACGCTCGGACTGTTCCCGGCGAACCTGCCCAAACTCGGCTCGGGCTACGACCTGGGCATCGCGGTCGCCATCCTCGCCTCCGCGGGCAAGGTCCCGGCCACCCGCCTGCTCGGCACGGTGCTGCTGGGCGAACTGGCCCTCGACGGCCGGGTGCGGGAGATCCGCGGCGTTCTGCCCGGCCTGCTCGCGGCACGCAACGCCGGGGTGAAGCGGGCGGTCGTCCCGTCGCATTCGCTCGTCGAGGCAGCACTGGTGGACGGCCTGGAGGTCTTCGGCGCGGCCCGCCTGCGGGATGTCGTGGCGTGGCTGGAGGGTGAGAACGCGCTCGCCCGGCCGGGCCCGCCGGTCGAGGGCGAGCCGCCGGAGTCGCTGGACCTCGCCGACGTCGTGGGGCAACCGGAGGCCCGCTGGGCTCTCGAGGTGGCGGCGGCCGGCGGTCACCACCTGCTGATGTCCGGACCGCCCGGCGTCGGCAAGACGATGCTGGCCAAGCGGCTGCCCGGTCTCCTGCCGTTGCTCGGTCCGGAGGAGTCGCTCGAGGTCACCGCGGTGCACTCCGTGCATGGCGCGCTCTCGTCGACCGATCCGCTCATCAAGGTGCCGCCGTTCGTCGCGCCACACCATTCGGTCTCCGAAGCCGCTCTGGTCGGTGGCGGTGCCGGCATCGCCGCGCCCGGGCTGATCAGTCAGGCCCACCGCGGGGTGTTGTTCCTGGACGAGGCGGCCGAGTTCGGTGCGCAGCGCCTGGACTCCCTGCGCACCGCGCTGGAGGAGGGTGAGGTCCGCATCGCCCGTGCCCGCGGCTCGGTCAATTACCCGGCGCGGTTCCAGCTCGTCATGGCCACCAACCCGTGTCCGTGCGCCCCACCACGGGAGTCGGACTGCTCGTGTTCCCCGACCGAGCGCCGCCGGTACCTCAGCCGCCTGTCCGGTCCGCTGCTCGATCGCGTCGACCTGCGGGTCCGCCTGCGCCCGATGACCGCGATGAGTGCCCATGAAGCCGGCGAACCCGAACCGACGGAGGTGGTGCGCAAACGCGTCCTGGCCGCCCGCGACCGCGCCGCCGCCCGGTGGAGCGAACAGGGCTGGAAGACCAACGCGGAAGTCCCCGGCCCCACCCTGCGCCGCGAGTTCGCCCTCCCCCACGCGACGACCGCCCTGCTGGACCGCAGCCTCGAACGCGGCGCGCTGACAGCCCGCGGAGCCGACCGTTGTCTGCGCATCGCCTGGACACTTGCCGACCTCGCCGAAGCCGACGAGCCGGCTCCCGACCACGTGGCCGCGGCCCTCGAATTCCGTGACCGGAGAGCGGCATGA
- a CDS encoding M23 family metallopeptidase: MRHAEVVIVMMRRVLVTVLAGAFLMAMAPVGEALGRALPGRVTAAEPSDAAPPGPVWPEGAARAVMPAGADVTAAALPVGADPTATTLPVREREPRFGWPLSPRPTVVRAFQAPSGPYGPGHRGVDLAAAPGQQVLAAGPGVVVFAGMVAGRGVISVDHDGGLRTTYEPVTPTVPAGTQVWQGQPIGLVVPGHPGCPADACLHWGVRRGEEYLNPLALIRTESRIRLKPWTG, from the coding sequence ATGCGTCACGCTGAGGTGGTGATCGTGATGATGCGCCGGGTGCTGGTGACCGTGCTGGCTGGTGCCTTCCTGATGGCCATGGCACCCGTGGGCGAGGCGCTGGGGAGGGCCTTGCCTGGCCGGGTGACAGCGGCAGAGCCCAGCGACGCCGCGCCGCCTGGGCCGGTGTGGCCAGAAGGCGCCGCGCGTGCCGTGATGCCCGCGGGCGCGGATGTGACCGCGGCCGCGCTGCCTGTGGGTGCCGATCCCACCGCGACCACGCTGCCGGTGAGGGAGCGGGAGCCGCGGTTCGGGTGGCCGTTGTCGCCACGGCCGACGGTCGTGCGGGCGTTCCAGGCGCCGTCCGGGCCCTACGGTCCGGGTCATCGCGGTGTCGACCTGGCCGCGGCGCCCGGTCAGCAGGTACTCGCCGCCGGGCCGGGCGTGGTGGTGTTCGCGGGCATGGTCGCGGGCCGTGGCGTGATCTCGGTCGACCACGACGGTGGCCTCCGGACGACCTACGAGCCGGTCACGCCGACCGTGCCGGCGGGGACGCAGGTGTGGCAGGGCCAGCCGATCGGGCTCGTGGTGCCCGGGCATCCGGGATGTCCGGCGGACGCGTGCCTGCACTGGGGTGTCCGCCGCGGCGAGGAGTACCTGAACCCGCTCGCCCTGATCCGGACCGAGTCACGGATCCGGTTGAAGCCCTGGACGGGGTGA
- a CDS encoding tyrosine recombinase XerC — MSARESRGRRADLHALRDALPRAAGSLVDEYERHLGLERGLSPHTVRAYVGDVVSLLGFLHSAEAAPETPALQGLDIGALRSWLADQRNAGAGRTTLARRAASARTFTAWARRHGALDHDPGAKLVAPRVHRTLPPVLRPDEAEDVLGAASSGAAQHEPVALRDHAVLELLYATGVRVSELCGLDVDDVDFGRRLVRVLGKGGKERMVPFGTPADRAVRSWLDGGRPAMAGAVAEPHSSALFLGVRGGRLDPRTVRRTVHEALETMPSATDMGPHGLRHTAATHLLEGGADLRSVQELLGHATLATTQLYTHVTVERLKAIHDQAHPRSR, encoded by the coding sequence ATGTCCGCACGGGAATCTCGAGGTCGCAGGGCCGACCTGCACGCCCTCCGGGACGCCCTGCCGCGCGCCGCCGGGAGCCTGGTCGACGAGTACGAACGGCACCTCGGGCTCGAACGGGGACTGTCCCCCCACACGGTCCGGGCGTACGTGGGCGATGTCGTGTCCCTGCTCGGGTTCCTGCACAGCGCGGAGGCGGCGCCGGAGACCCCCGCGCTCCAGGGGCTGGACATCGGCGCGCTCCGGTCGTGGCTCGCGGACCAGCGCAACGCGGGCGCGGGACGGACCACGTTGGCGCGCCGCGCGGCCTCGGCGCGCACCTTCACCGCGTGGGCCCGCCGCCACGGCGCGCTCGACCACGATCCGGGAGCGAAGCTCGTGGCGCCGCGGGTGCACCGGACCCTGCCGCCGGTGCTCCGGCCGGACGAGGCGGAGGACGTGCTGGGTGCCGCGAGCAGTGGCGCCGCCCAGCACGAGCCGGTCGCGCTGAGGGACCACGCCGTTCTCGAACTGCTCTACGCGACCGGGGTGCGGGTGTCCGAGCTGTGTGGTCTCGACGTCGACGACGTGGACTTCGGGCGCCGGCTGGTCCGTGTGCTCGGCAAGGGCGGCAAGGAGCGGATGGTGCCGTTCGGGACGCCCGCGGACCGGGCTGTGCGGAGCTGGCTGGACGGCGGCCGCCCGGCGATGGCCGGAGCGGTGGCGGAGCCGCATTCGAGCGCGTTGTTCCTGGGCGTGCGGGGTGGGCGGCTGGACCCGCGCACCGTGCGGCGGACGGTGCACGAGGCTCTCGAAACGATGCCTTCGGCGACCGACATGGGGCCGCACGGACTGCGGCACACCGCGGCAACGCACCTGCTGGAGGGCGGTGCCGACCTTCGCAGCGTTCAGGAGCTGCTCGGTCACGCTACGCTTGCCACGACACAGCTTTACACCCACGTGACCGTCGAGCGGTTGAAGGCGATCCATGACCAAGCCCACCCCCGATCCCGATGA
- the pyrH gene encoding UMP kinase: MGEAKRADGGYRRVLLKLGGEMFGGGALGLDPDVVHSVAAQIADVVRTGVQMAVVIGGGNYFRGAELSQRGMDRDRADYMAMLGTVMNSLALQDFLEKEGVPTRVQTAITMGQVAEPYIPRRAERHLEKGRVVIFGAGTGMPYFSTDTAAAQRSLEIGCEAVLMAKAVDGVFTADPKSDPSAKMFDEISHREVLERGLKVADATAFSLCMDNNMPIIVFNLLTEGNIARAVRGERIGTLVSTPGSGPSA; this comes from the coding sequence ATGGGCGAGGCGAAACGAGCCGACGGTGGCTACCGGCGGGTGCTGCTGAAACTCGGTGGCGAGATGTTCGGCGGGGGAGCACTCGGCCTCGACCCCGACGTCGTGCACTCCGTGGCCGCCCAGATCGCGGACGTCGTCCGCACCGGTGTCCAGATGGCCGTCGTCATCGGCGGCGGCAACTACTTCCGCGGCGCCGAGCTGTCGCAGCGCGGCATGGACCGCGACCGGGCCGACTACATGGCCATGCTCGGCACCGTCATGAACTCCCTCGCCCTCCAGGACTTCCTGGAGAAGGAGGGCGTGCCCACCCGCGTGCAGACCGCCATCACCATGGGCCAGGTCGCCGAGCCCTACATCCCGCGGCGCGCCGAACGGCACCTCGAAAAGGGCCGCGTCGTGATCTTCGGCGCGGGCACCGGGATGCCCTACTTCTCCACCGACACCGCGGCCGCCCAGCGTTCGCTGGAGATCGGCTGCGAGGCCGTGCTCATGGCCAAGGCCGTGGACGGTGTCTTCACCGCGGACCCGAAGAGCGACCCGAGCGCCAAGATGTTCGACGAGATCAGCCACCGCGAGGTGCTCGAGCGCGGGCTCAAGGTCGCTGACGCCACCGCCTTCAGCCTCTGCATGGACAACAACATGCCGATCATCGTGTTCAACCTCCTGACCGAGGGGAACATCGCGAGGGCGGTGCGTGGTGAGAGGATCGGCACGTTGGTGAGCACCCCCGGGTCGGGGCCCAGCGCCTGA
- a CDS encoding FliA/WhiG family RNA polymerase sigma factor translates to MGGQPITPADGQSAASAGGQPAPLADGERTAPANGAGARDQPVPSGGETAAAGGQAVSDGATASTPEGARPRGGAERAGSGSTSGTPARSSGDVDSVIHAVWREFRERPEQRLRERLTLHYAPLVKYVAGRVGTGLPTHVDVSDLIQSGIFGLIDAIEKFEPERGLRFETYAMQRIRGAILDDLRSQDWVPRVVRSRARDVERALERLGGRLRRTPTDTEVATELGISLDELRDLYSQLQLTSVVALEDLMAAGRESGSLVDTLPDDDAVDPVAVLVDRDNRRQLADAIAQLTERDRIVVSLYYFERLTLAEIGRVLGVTESRVSQLHTRAVLRLRARLTEQAGV, encoded by the coding sequence GTGGGCGGGCAGCCGATCACGCCTGCGGACGGTCAGTCGGCCGCGTCGGCGGGCGGTCAGCCGGCCCCGCTCGCGGATGGGGAGCGGACCGCTCCGGCGAACGGCGCGGGTGCCCGTGACCAGCCCGTGCCCAGCGGTGGCGAGACCGCTGCCGCAGGCGGCCAGGCGGTGTCCGACGGAGCCACCGCATCCACGCCGGAGGGCGCCCGGCCCCGGGGCGGCGCCGAGCGGGCCGGGTCCGGCAGCACGTCCGGAACCCCGGCGCGCAGCTCCGGTGACGTGGACTCGGTCATCCACGCGGTCTGGCGGGAGTTCCGGGAGCGCCCCGAGCAGCGGCTGCGCGAGCGGCTCACCCTGCACTACGCGCCGCTGGTGAAGTACGTGGCCGGCCGGGTCGGCACCGGGCTGCCGACGCACGTCGACGTCAGCGACCTGATCCAGTCGGGCATCTTCGGGCTGATCGACGCGATCGAGAAGTTCGAACCCGAGCGCGGTCTGCGTTTCGAGACCTACGCGATGCAGCGCATCCGCGGCGCGATCCTCGACGATCTGCGGTCCCAGGACTGGGTCCCCCGCGTCGTGCGCAGCCGGGCCCGCGACGTGGAGCGGGCGCTGGAACGGCTGGGAGGCCGCCTGCGCCGCACCCCGACCGACACCGAGGTCGCGACGGAGCTGGGCATCAGCCTCGACGAGCTTCGCGATCTGTACAGCCAGCTCCAGCTGACCAGCGTCGTCGCGCTGGAGGACCTGATGGCCGCCGGGCGGGAGAGCGGTTCGCTGGTCGACACCCTGCCCGACGACGACGCCGTCGACCCCGTGGCCGTCCTCGTCGACCGCGACAACCGCCGCCAGCTCGCCGACGCCATCGCGCAGCTGACCGAGCGCGACCGGATCGTGGTGAGCCTCTACTACTTCGAGCGTCTCACCCTCGCCGAAATCGGCCGGGTCCTCGGCGTCACGGAATCGCGGGTGAGCCAGCTGCACACCCGCGCGGTCCTGCGACTCCGTGCGCGGCTCACCGAGCAGGCCGGCGTCTGA
- the rplS gene encoding 50S ribosomal protein L19: MNTLDALDAQSLRSDIPHFRPGDTLKVHVRVIEGNRERVQVFQGVVIRRQGGGIRETFTVRKVSFGVGVERTFPLHTPNIAKIEVHKRGDVRRAKLYYLRELRGKAAKIKERREAPTAS, from the coding sequence ATGAACACCCTGGACGCCCTGGACGCTCAGTCGCTGCGTTCCGACATCCCGCACTTCCGCCCAGGTGACACGCTGAAGGTGCACGTTCGCGTCATCGAGGGAAACCGTGAGCGTGTTCAGGTTTTCCAGGGCGTCGTGATCCGCCGCCAGGGTGGCGGCATCCGCGAGACCTTCACCGTGCGCAAGGTTTCGTTCGGTGTCGGCGTCGAGCGCACTTTCCCGCTGCACACGCCGAACATCGCGAAGATCGAGGTGCACAAGCGCGGTGACGTGCGGCGCGCCAAGCTCTACTACCTGCGTGAGCTGCGCGGCAAGGCCGCCAAGATCAAGGAGCGCCGCGAGGCCCCCACCGCGTCCTGA
- a CDS encoding YraN family protein, with the protein MTTAARPARHLTLGRKGEEIAARHMRKLGFVVLSRNWRCRQGELDLVLTDGRTLVICEVKTRTRDSFGDPAEAVTEDKIARIRRLAGQWLSVHRVGWCRLRFDVVAVYSEPGGEARVRHIPGAF; encoded by the coding sequence ATGACCACCGCGGCAAGACCTGCCCGCCACCTGACACTCGGCCGCAAGGGCGAGGAGATCGCAGCACGGCACATGCGCAAGCTCGGCTTCGTCGTGCTGTCCCGGAACTGGCGCTGCCGCCAGGGCGAACTCGACCTCGTCCTCACCGACGGCCGCACCCTGGTCATCTGCGAGGTCAAGACCCGCACCCGCGACAGCTTCGGCGATCCGGCGGAGGCGGTCACCGAGGACAAGATCGCCCGCATCCGCCGCCTCGCGGGCCAGTGGCTCAGCGTGCACCGCGTCGGCTGGTGCCGCCTCCGCTTCGACGTCGTCGCGGTGTACTCCGAGCCGGGTGGCGAGGCCCGGGTCCGGCACATTCCGGGAGCGTTCTGA
- the rpsB gene encoding 30S ribosomal protein S2, whose amino-acid sequence MAVVTMKQLLDSGVHFGHQTRRWNPKMKRYILTERNGIYIIDLQQTLSYIDRAFEFIKETVAHGGTIMFVGTKKQAQEAIAREAQRVGMPFVNQRWLGGMLTNFQTVHKRLLRLKELEAQEQTGGFQGLTKREILTLTREKDKLEKTLGGIRDMQKVPSAVWIVDTKKEHIAVGEARKLNIPVVAVLDTNCDPDEVDYPIPGNDDAIRSAALLTKVVAEAAAAGLMARSGRNGSAPAAEGQDKPEPGVSDEPLPEWEQALLKNSEAPAEQTTAS is encoded by the coding sequence ATGGCCGTCGTCACCATGAAGCAGCTGCTCGATTCCGGCGTGCACTTCGGGCACCAGACCCGCCGCTGGAACCCGAAGATGAAGCGCTACATCCTCACCGAGCGCAACGGCATCTACATCATCGACCTGCAGCAGACGCTGAGCTACATCGACCGTGCCTTCGAGTTCATCAAGGAAACCGTCGCGCACGGCGGCACCATCATGTTCGTCGGCACGAAGAAGCAGGCCCAGGAGGCGATCGCCCGCGAGGCGCAGCGCGTGGGCATGCCCTTCGTCAACCAGCGCTGGCTCGGCGGCATGCTGACCAACTTCCAGACCGTCCACAAGCGCCTGCTGCGCCTCAAGGAGCTCGAGGCCCAGGAGCAGACCGGCGGCTTCCAGGGGCTGACCAAGCGCGAGATCCTCACGCTGACCCGCGAGAAGGACAAGCTGGAGAAGACCCTGGGCGGTATCCGCGACATGCAGAAGGTGCCCAGCGCCGTCTGGATCGTGGACACCAAGAAGGAGCACATCGCCGTCGGCGAGGCGCGCAAGCTCAACATCCCGGTCGTCGCGGTGCTGGACACCAACTGCGACCCGGACGAGGTCGACTACCCGATCCCGGGCAACGACGACGCGATCCGGTCGGCCGCGCTGCTCACCAAGGTGGTCGCCGAGGCCGCCGCGGCAGGCCTGATGGCCCGCTCCGGCCGCAACGGCTCCGCCCCCGCCGCCGAGGGCCAGGACAAGCCCGAGCCGGGCGTGTCGGACGAGCCGCTGCCGGAGTGGGAGCAGGCGCTGCTCAAGAACTCCGAGGCCCCGGCCGAGCAGACCACCGCCTCCTGA
- a CDS encoding ribonuclease HII, translating into MVRGETAWSLQSALDRRGLGPVAGVDEAGRGACAGPLVVASCVLKPGDAARLAELNDSKLLTALARERVYDRVLARAVDYKIVVISPEEVDQLGIHVTNIEGMRRAVAGLRECPGYVLTDGFKVPGLPAPSVPVIKGDRAVACVAAASVLAKVTRDRIMAETHEKYPVYGFDVHKGYTTVDHGAALVEHGPCEVHRWSYTNVAAAAAVHGLRPPRKVMLTAAALGQSDAPVRALEGTVVQNGSSAAGDRSNSRGGARIS; encoded by the coding sequence ATCGTCCGGGGTGAGACGGCGTGGAGTCTGCAGTCGGCGCTGGACCGGCGGGGTCTCGGCCCGGTGGCCGGGGTCGACGAGGCCGGACGCGGGGCCTGCGCGGGCCCGCTGGTCGTGGCTTCGTGTGTGCTCAAGCCCGGTGACGCGGCCCGGCTGGCCGAGCTGAACGACTCGAAGCTGCTCACCGCACTGGCCAGGGAGCGGGTGTACGACCGCGTCCTGGCGCGGGCGGTGGACTACAAGATCGTCGTCATCTCACCCGAAGAGGTGGATCAGCTCGGTATCCACGTGACCAACATCGAGGGCATGCGCCGGGCGGTCGCCGGGTTGCGGGAGTGCCCTGGTTACGTGCTGACGGACGGTTTCAAGGTGCCCGGCCTGCCCGCGCCGAGCGTGCCCGTGATCAAAGGGGACCGGGCTGTCGCGTGCGTGGCGGCGGCCTCGGTGCTGGCGAAGGTGACGCGCGACCGCATCATGGCGGAGACACACGAGAAGTACCCGGTCTACGGATTCGATGTGCACAAGGGGTACACCACGGTGGACCACGGCGCGGCGCTCGTCGAACACGGGCCCTGTGAGGTACACCGTTGGTCGTACACCAACGTGGCAGCGGCGGCGGCCGTGCACGGGCTGCGGCCCCCGCGGAAGGTCATGCTGACCGCTGCTGCGCTGGGGCAGTCCGATGCTCCGGTACGTGCTCTGGAGGGCACCGTGGTTCAGAATGGGAGTTCCGCCGCCGGAGACCGGTCGAACTCGCGAGGAGGGGCGCGGATTTCATGA
- the dprA gene encoding DNA-processing protein DprA, which translates to MPDLTAVRLARAYLLRVAEPPAPAVADFVTRRGPLEAAKAIRAGECSGRVRDETEARRDLDLAQRDLDEGERLGMRLLIPEDDDWPGWPLLSLELAASRGVQGVAPPLALWVRGSARFDDATAQAVAIVGSRAATGYGEHVAGDFANSLARQGVPVFSGAAYGIDGAAHRGALAARGTTVALLGCGLDAGYPAGHVVLLDKIAETGGLVVSEYPPGTPPARHRFLVRNRLIAALSEGTVVVEAGRRSGARNTATTAGALGKVVMAVPGPVTSAMSIGCHELLRDAGATLVASVEDVIETVGRLGTPRPERVRSQRPTDVLGPDALRVHDALHRREGKSAEQIAAESGVPVTRVRGLLPALELDDLAVRCDSGWRGKAGR; encoded by the coding sequence ATGCCTGATCTCACCGCCGTGCGCCTGGCCCGCGCCTACCTGCTCCGCGTCGCCGAGCCGCCCGCTCCCGCGGTCGCCGACTTCGTGACGCGGCGCGGCCCCCTCGAGGCCGCGAAAGCGATCCGCGCCGGTGAGTGTTCCGGTCGGGTCCGTGACGAGACAGAAGCCCGCCGCGACCTGGACCTGGCCCAGCGTGACCTCGACGAAGGCGAACGCCTCGGCATGCGGCTGCTCATCCCGGAGGACGACGACTGGCCCGGCTGGCCGCTCCTGTCCCTCGAACTCGCCGCCAGTCGTGGCGTCCAAGGCGTGGCCCCGCCGCTCGCGTTGTGGGTGCGTGGCTCGGCCCGGTTCGACGACGCCACCGCGCAGGCCGTGGCGATCGTCGGATCGCGGGCGGCCACCGGTTACGGCGAGCACGTCGCCGGCGACTTCGCCAACTCGCTGGCCCGTCAGGGCGTGCCGGTCTTCTCCGGAGCCGCCTACGGCATCGACGGCGCCGCCCACCGCGGAGCTCTCGCCGCGCGGGGCACGACCGTGGCGCTGCTGGGGTGCGGTCTCGACGCCGGCTATCCCGCGGGTCACGTCGTGCTGCTCGACAAGATCGCGGAGACCGGCGGCCTCGTCGTGAGCGAGTACCCGCCGGGCACGCCTCCCGCCCGCCACCGCTTCCTGGTCCGCAACCGCCTCATCGCGGCCCTGAGCGAGGGCACCGTAGTAGTGGAAGCCGGCAGGCGCAGCGGCGCTCGCAACACCGCGACCACGGCAGGCGCGCTCGGCAAGGTCGTCATGGCCGTCCCCGGCCCGGTCACCTCCGCGATGTCGATCGGCTGTCACGAGCTGCTCCGCGACGCCGGAGCCACGCTGGTCGCCTCGGTCGAGGACGTGATCGAGACCGTGGGCAGGCTCGGCACGCCCCGCCCGGAGAGGGTCCGCTCCCAGCGGCCGACCGACGTGCTGGGCCCGGACGCCCTGCGTGTCCACGACGCGCTCCACAGACGCGAGGGCAAGTCGGCCGAGCAGATCGCCGCCGAATCCGGGGTGCCGGTCACCCGGGTGCGGGGGCTGCTGCCCGCCCTCGAACTCGACGACCTCGCCGTCCGCTGCGACAGCGGCTGGCGCGGCAAGGCCGGGAGGTGA
- a CDS encoding DUF2469 domain-containing protein: MSAEDLEKYETEMELSLYREYRDIVSQFSYVVETERRFYLANAVDVQVRDSGGDVYFEVRMSDAWVWDMYRPARFVKNVRVITFKDVNVEELEKPELRLPEEGPFSG; this comes from the coding sequence ATGAGCGCAGAGGATCTCGAAAAGTACGAGACGGAGATGGAGCTGTCGCTGTACCGCGAGTACCGCGACATCGTCAGCCAGTTCTCGTACGTGGTGGAGACCGAGCGGCGGTTCTACCTGGCCAACGCCGTGGACGTGCAGGTCAGGGACAGTGGGGGAGACGTCTACTTCGAGGTCCGCATGTCCGACGCGTGGGTGTGGGACATGTACCGGCCCGCCCGGTTCGTGAAGAACGTCCGGGTCATCACCTTCAAGGACGTCAACGTCGAGGAGCTGGAGAAGCCGGAGCTGAGACTGCCCGAGGAGGGTCCCTTCTCCGGCTGA
- the lepB gene encoding signal peptidase I has product MVEPVPSSAAEDEPERPDPDESAEDGAKGKRRRRKPRKQRSFWVELPILIVVALVLAFVFQQFLARVYTIPSGSMETTLHGCTGCYGDKVLVDKITYDFTDPEPGDVVVFKGPEPWVENEVATQRSDNAVVRFFQNIGSVFGLAPPDERDFVKRIVATSGQTVQCCDAQNRVVVDGKALDEPYIHWENPEDDRQMSFDPVTVPDGYVWVMGDNRNDSCDSRCQGGGGVRGAVPVDNIIGKARIIVLPPGRWGGVSDHNPQADAQPVALSMSAPSWQEGVPLGFGFAAAWPVVWGGRRLGSKVREAVERKR; this is encoded by the coding sequence GTGGTCGAACCTGTGCCCTCCAGCGCCGCTGAGGACGAGCCCGAACGCCCCGATCCGGACGAGAGCGCCGAAGACGGCGCAAAGGGGAAACGGCGTCGCCGGAAACCCAGGAAACAGCGGTCGTTCTGGGTCGAGCTGCCGATTCTGATCGTGGTGGCGCTGGTTCTGGCCTTTGTGTTCCAGCAGTTCCTGGCGCGGGTCTACACGATTCCTTCGGGATCGATGGAAACGACGCTGCACGGCTGCACCGGGTGCTACGGCGACAAGGTGCTGGTCGACAAGATCACCTACGACTTCACCGATCCGGAACCGGGTGACGTCGTGGTGTTCAAGGGACCCGAGCCCTGGGTCGAGAACGAGGTCGCGACCCAGCGCTCGGACAACGCGGTGGTGCGCTTCTTCCAGAACATCGGCTCGGTGTTCGGACTGGCGCCGCCGGACGAGCGCGACTTCGTCAAGCGGATCGTGGCCACCAGTGGCCAGACCGTGCAGTGCTGCGACGCCCAGAACCGGGTGGTCGTGGACGGCAAGGCGCTGGACGAGCCCTACATCCACTGGGAAAATCCGGAGGATGACCGGCAGATGTCCTTCGATCCGGTGACAGTGCCGGATGGGTATGTCTGGGTGATGGGCGACAACCGCAACGACTCGTGTGATTCACGCTGCCAGGGCGGCGGGGGTGTCCGCGGGGCGGTTCCGGTGGACAACATCATCGGAAAGGCCAGGATCATCGTGCTGCCGCCGGGCCGCTGGGGCGGGGTCAGTGACCACAACCCGCAGGCCGACGCCCAGCCGGTCGCGCTCTCGATGAGCGCCCCGTCGTGGCAGGAAGGCGTCCCGCTCGGGTTCGGTTTCGCCGCCGCGTGGCCCGTCGTGTGGGGCGGGCGGCGGCTGGGCTCGAAGGTGCGCGAGGCGGTCGAGCGAAAGCGGTAA
- the tsf gene encoding translation elongation factor Ts — MANYTAADVKRLRELTGSGMMDCKKALEESDGDFDKAVEFLRIKGAKDVGKRAERATAEGLVAGDGGVLIEINSETDFVAKNEQFQELANKIVKVAQTLQTDDIEKLSAAELEGGKSVGDTVQELAAKIGEKLVLRRVVTFDGTVATYLHRRGTDLPPAVGVLVEYNGEGDGAAEAARNAALQIAALRPKFLTRDEVPSETVENERRIAEETARAEGKPEQALSKIIEGKVNAFYKDNVLLEQPSVLDNKKTVKALLDAAGVTVTRFARFEVGQP, encoded by the coding sequence ATGGCGAACTACACCGCGGCGGACGTCAAGCGTCTCCGCGAGCTCACCGGCTCCGGCATGATGGACTGCAAGAAGGCGCTCGAAGAGAGCGACGGCGACTTCGACAAGGCCGTTGAGTTCCTGCGCATCAAGGGCGCGAAGGACGTCGGCAAGCGTGCCGAGCGCGCCACCGCCGAGGGCCTCGTCGCCGGTGACGGCGGCGTGCTGATCGAGATCAACTCCGAGACCGACTTCGTCGCGAAGAACGAGCAGTTCCAGGAGCTGGCGAACAAGATCGTCAAGGTCGCGCAGACCCTGCAGACCGACGACATCGAGAAGCTGTCCGCCGCCGAGCTCGAGGGCGGCAAGTCCGTCGGCGACACCGTGCAGGAGCTGGCCGCCAAGATCGGCGAGAAGCTGGTCCTGCGCCGCGTGGTGACCTTCGACGGCACGGTCGCGACGTACCTGCACCGCCGCGGCACCGACCTGCCCCCGGCGGTCGGCGTCCTGGTCGAGTACAACGGCGAGGGTGACGGCGCCGCCGAGGCGGCCCGCAACGCCGCGCTGCAGATCGCGGCACTGCGGCCCAAGTTCCTGACCCGTGACGAGGTCCCCTCGGAGACGGTCGAGAACGAGCGCCGCATCGCCGAGGAGACCGCCCGGGCCGAAGGCAAGCCCGAGCAGGCCCTGTCCAAGATCATCGAGGGCAAGGTCAACGCGTTCTACAAGGACAACGTGCTGCTTGAGCAGCCGTCGGTGCTGGACAACAAGAAGACCGTCAAGGCGCTGCTCGACGCGGCCGGCGTGACCGTCACCCGGTTCGCCCGGTTCGAGGTCGGCCAGCCGTAA